The Triticum aestivum cultivar Chinese Spring chromosome 3A, IWGSC CS RefSeq v2.1, whole genome shotgun sequence genome includes a region encoding these proteins:
- the LOC123063462 gene encoding cysteine-rich and transmembrane domain-containing protein WIH1 — MENNRSNQQAPPPPPGYPTAAAEQGQAGGKKGGRASTKSRGEKGFIEGCLAALCCCWICEMCCD, encoded by the exons ATGGAGAACAACAGGAGCAACCAGcaggctcctccaccaccgccag GGTACCCAACGGCGGCTGCGGAGCAAGGCCAAGCGGGCGGGAAGAAGGGGGGCCGGGCGAGCACCAAATCCAGGGGCGAGAAGGGCTTCATCGAGGGGTG CCTGGCGGCGCTGTGCTGCTGCTGGATCTGCGAGATGTGCTGCGACTAA